Part of the Kitasatospora cineracea genome is shown below.
TGTTCGGCCGGAACCCGGGCGGCGTGAGCGCCCCGGGTCCGACCGCGACTTCCCGGCCGAGCGGCCCTGGGCGGCCCCGGGCGGCAGCGTGATCGTCAGACGGAGTCCCAGGGGACCTCGGCCCAGGCCGCGGCGAGGACCTCGGTCAGTCCGGTGTCGCCGCCGGGGAAGAGAACCCGGTCGATGGCAGCCAGGGGCTGGTTGGGGCAGTGGGAGTTGGTCGCTGCGGCGGCCCGCAGGGCGGGAAGGTCGCCGGTCGTCAGCCGGCGGGTCGACCACGGCACGCCGACGCGGGTCAAGGCGGCCTGCAGCAGTTGCATGGTGATGCCGGGCAGCACCGGAGCGTCGGGCCACAGGACCTGCTCCCCGTCCCAGAACGCCGCGTTCCACACCGAGCCCTCGCGCACGAATCCGTCCCGGCCGACGAACAGGACGTCATCGAAGCCCGACTTCCGGGCCTGGAGCGTCTGGTAGGTGAGCCCCAGGGTCGCAGCGTGCTTGAGGTGCGGCAGCTCGCGCTCGTACGTCACCGTGCGGACCCGCAGGGCCGGCCACGGAGCGGGACGGGATGCGCGACCCGAATGAGCGTCCGGTCCCGGGGGTGCCATGGTTGCCGAATGGTGCGTGTAGGCGAGTTCTTCCTTGCCGGGGACGACGAGTCCGCCCGTCGGGTGGGCCCCCGCCACAGTCACGACTTCCCGGCCGTGCCGTGCGACGGCATCTACCCGGACGACGCGGTTCTGGCATGGGGAGCCCAACTGACGAGCGCCGAGAGCGCACTTCGAGACGTGGTGCCCATGGCCAACGACGGATTCGCTGTCTTCGCCCTCCCGGAGCCGGTGTGCGCGGCTCTGGCTGCTGCGGGAAGGGACCGACTCCGCTCCACGGCTCTTGCCTGGGCCGA
Proteins encoded:
- a CDS encoding aminotransferase class IV; translated protein: MAPPGPDAHSGRASRPAPWPALRVRTVTYERELPHLKHAATLGLTYQTLQARKSGFDDVLFVGRDGFVREGSVWNAAFWDGEQVLWPDAPVLPGITMQLLQAALTRVGVPWSTRRLTTGDLPALRAAAATNSHCPNQPLAAIDRVLFPGGDTGLTEVLAAAWAEVPWDSV